The following DNA comes from Cryobacterium psychrophilum.
TACTACACCCGCACCATCGAGGGGCGGGAATACGGCATCCACTGCCGCGCGCCCATCGCCGCGCCGGACGACTGGGTGCCCCCGGTCGTGCAGGCGGTTGACGGGGTCGGGCTCCCCGGTGAGCAGATCCTGCTCGACGACAACGTGGAGGCGGCCGGTCACGATTTCTACTCCCTCGGCAGCTTTGACCTAAGCGCGGACGGCAGCATGCTGCTCTACGCAACCGATGTGGAGGGCGACGAGCGCTACACAATCCGGGTGCGCACCATCGCCACCGGCACGAACCTCGCCGACGAAATCTCGAACACGAGCGCGGGCGCGGTCTTCGACCCGAGCGGTCGTTATCTCTTCTACACGACCGTTGACGAGGCGTGGCGCCCCGACACGGTATGGCGTCACCTGATCGGTACCGCGGCATCCGCTGATGCCAGCATTTTCACCGAACCCGATGAACGTTTCTGGGTGGGGGTTGGCCTCACCCGCAGCCACAAATACCTCATGATCGAGGCCGGCTCAAGCGTCACGACCGAGACGCACCTCCTTGACGGCTCCGACCCGACCGGCGACTTCGCCGTGGTGTGGCCTCGGCGAGAGGGCGTGGAGTATGACGTCGAGCATGCGGTGATCGATGGTGAGGACCGCCTGCTGATCGTGCACAACGATCAGGCCATCAACTTCGAGCTCGTGAGCGTCGCGGCCGCCGACCCACACGGCGATAAGCGGATACTGCTCGCTCACAACCCCGATATTCGCCTCGAGGGCGTGGATGCGTTCCGTGATTTCATCGTGGTCGAGTATCGCAAGGACGGCCTGACCCGGATCGCGGTCGACCGCCCGGGCGAAGTGCTCACCGAGATCACCTTCGAGGAGGAACTCTTCACCGTGGGAACCTCCGGGAACCCGGAGTGGACCCAGCCCACCGTGCGCCTCGGATACACGAGTTTCGTCACCCCCGGCACGGTCTACGACTATGTGGTTGCCACGGGCGAGCTGCGAATGCTCAAGCAGCAACCGGTACTCGGCGGGTACGACCCGACCCTCTTCGAGCAACGGCGCGAGTGGGCCATTGCGGCGGACGGCACACGGATTCCCATCTCGCTCGTGTTCCGGCGCGACCTTGTGACGCCGGGCACACCCGCACCGACGGTGCTCTACGGCTACGGCTCCTACGAGCACAGCGTCGATCCCGGTTTCGGCATTTCCCGACTCAGCCTGCTCGATCGCGGCATGATCTTCGCCATCGCGCACGTGCGCGGCGGTGGGGAGCTCGGCCGCTCCTGGTACGAGCAGGGCAAGACGCATCACAAGCGCAACACCTTCACCGACTTCATAGCCTGCGCGGAGCACCTCATCGACGAGGACTACACCGCGCCGGACCGACTCGTCGCCGAGGGCGGCAGTGCGGGCGGCCTGCTGGTGGGCGCGGTGGCGAACATGGCGCCGCAGCTTTTCGCCGGCATCCTCGCCGTCGTGCCGTTCGTGGACGCGCTCACCTCGATTCTGGACCCCTCTCTGCCGCTCACCGTCATCGAGTGGGACGAATGGGGAGATCCCCTGCACGATCCGGAGGTCTATGCCTACATGAAGTCTTATTCCCCCGTGGAGAACGTGCACGACACGCACTACCCGCGCATCCTCGCGGTCACGAGCCTCAACGACACGAGGGTGCTCTACGTTGAGTCGGCCAAGTGGGTGGCGCGGCTGCGTGAGGTGGGGGCGGATGTCCTCCTCAAGACCGAGATGTCTGCCGGCCACGGCGGCGTCTCCGGCCGATACAGTGCCTGGCGGGAGCGCGCGTTCAACTACGCGTGGGTGGTGGACGCGGCCGGCGCGCATCCGTCAGGCGAGGAACCCGCCGTTATCGACTGAGCCGCCCGGTTCGTGGAAACTTTCTCGGCCACCAGAACCCAAAAATCCTCGCCGACGGGCGCGCTCGGTCGTATCCTGTAGGGGCACAGGCAATGAGCGCCAGAAAGGCCAGAAGGGCCGGTCGATTATGCGACAGCGGGGGGGTTCCTCGAACCCGGAATATAGAGGTGGGATGTGCGCGGATTTCGTCGCGGCACTTCCGATCACTGGCGCCGCCGTGTCCGCGTTCGGCAGTTCGCTCCCCGAAACCTTCGTCTGTGCATCAGACCGTCTCGCCGCGCACCTCGATGAGCTTCAGTTTGACCTGGCGGAAGGTCCCAGATGGGAAGCCGTGCGCACACGACGTCCGGTTCTCGTGCCCTTCCTGCGCAGCGACCCGCACACGAATTGGCCCGTTTGTGGGAAAGCTCTTCTGCTGCTCGACCTTCAGGCGATTTTCGTGTTTCCGCTCATCATCGGCGCCATTGACGTGGGTGTCGTGGAGCTCTACAGCACGGCTCCCGATCGCCTGGAATACGATGATGTCCAGATCGCCATGGCCTTGGCCGACAAGGCGGCCTGGGCGTTGTTGCACAACGTCCTCACCTGGAGCGAGCGTCCTGACAAAGTGACCCAGGTGGCGTCGCCTCTCAGCCGACGGGAGATCCACCAGGCCACGGGTATGGTGCTCGCGCAGCTGGAATCGACCGCCACCGAGGCCCTCCTGCGTCTGCGCGCACATGCCTTCCTCAACGGCCAGTCGGTGCGGGACGTGGCCAGAGAGGTGGTGGCCCGCACGCTGGTATTCACACCGGATTAGGAGTTACGTAGCGCCGACTTTGGTTTTACAATATTTGCATGACCACTGTGAGCCGCGCATGGCAAGTGAGCAGCGCGTTCGTCAAATTGACTGACACGCTGGTGGGCGAGTACGACGTCCTCGATGTTCTACACACCCTCGTGGAGGTATCTGTTGACCTGCTCGACGCGGAATCGGCCGGGCTGCTCCTGGTTGATCCGAACGGTGAGCTGCAGGTACTCGCGTCCACGAGCGAAGAGAGCCAGCTGGTGGAGATACTGCAGAGCCAGGCCGGCGTCGGCCCCTGTATCGACGCCTTCCGAACCGGAACCGTCGTGACGATCAGTGACATAGCGACGGAGGGTTCCCAGTATCCGGAATTCCAGGCAGCTGCCCTGTCACAGGGATTCCATTCCGTGCACGCCATTCCGATGCGTGTTCGTCCCAACACCATCGGGGCCCTCAACCTGTTCCGCAAAAACACGGGTCGACTCACCGAAGAGGACGCGGCGATCGGCCAGGCCCTCGCGGACGTGGCGACCATCAGCATTCTGCAGGAGCGAACCGTGCGAGAAAACACGGTGGTGAACGAGCAACTGCAACGAGCGCTCAACAGTCGGATTCTCATCGAGCAGGCCAAGGGAGTGATCGCCCAGCGCAGCCAGGTGAACATGAACGAGGCCTTCAACCGCCTTCGCGCATACGCGCGCTCCCACAATGAACTCATGCACGAGAGCGCAGAAAAGGTGATCAGCAGTACCGTGCAGCTGTGACCGACGCGTCGCGAGGATCTCCCGGGGTACGCTCAGTGCACGGCTAGCCGACCAGCCCCTCTCGCTCCGCCACGGAACGTGCGGGCCGGGGTTCGAACACATCGAGCAGGAAATCTTTCTCCCGGTGCTCAACCGTGCGTTGCAGTCCGGACAGACGAGTGAGTTCGGTGTGCACATGGTCCGAGCTCAACGGATACTCGCGAACAGGATGCCGCCGATTGCAGGCGAGGAGCACCCCGTCCGGGGTGAGGCTTGCCCGACATTTCGCGAGCAAACGGCCCAGCTCCGCGGTCGAACAGAAATACGCCACCTCGGACAGCACGATAAGGTCGAAGGTTCCGTCCGGCCAATCCAAAGGCAGGCACCGCTTCTCGAACGTCACGTGCGGTTGTCCGGCCAGTCGCGCCCGGGCAAGCTCGACCGCCGTCTCCACGCCGTCCAGGGCAAGCAGCCGGGTGCAGCGCCCAGCCAGCGCCGAGGTGAGTACGCCCGTGGAGCAGCCGAGTTCGAGTGCGGCGGAGAAGTGTTCGCGCGGCAGAACAGCCATCGTCAGGGCACGCTTGCGTCTCTCGTACCAGCCAGGGTCACCTCCCTGCGGGTCTGTCTCGTTCGAGTACATGCGGCCCGGAAACGGGGCCTTCAGGCTCTCGCCCACGTCGGCCTCGATGAACGTCTCGAATCTGCGCGTGAAGTACGCGCTGAACTCCGGCTTGAAGATCGGTTCATCACCCGTCGCTTCGTGCGACTCATGTCCCGGGGTTCGACGCAGGCCGAGGGCCTTGGCCTTCGCCTCGCGCTCGGCCGCGGTGAGATCCAGCGCGCGCAGGGCGGCATCCGGCCACACCTTGTCGGTCGGGGTCGACCAGTGCCATGCCCAGATCGGGTATTCGAATAACCGGGCACCACTGGCTTTCGCCGCGTCGACCGCAGCCTGTCCGGCGGCCATATGGTCCGGTTGCCCGTCGGCACGCCAGGGGGCCACGATCCAGGTGCCGGGTCCGCTCTCCCCGACGTCGGTCGCGATGGCCTGCGAGGCGTCGTCAACGTGGGCGGAGAGCAGCCCATCCGGCAACTCCAGCAATCGCAGTCTCACCTCCGGTGCCATCGCTGCGACGGTGTCCATGACATCGATGCGTCGGATCGCGGCCAGCCGCTCGGGCGTCACGTTGGACGATCCGGTGTTCGAGAGGTCGCCGTTGCTGAGCACCAGCACCGAAATGGGCAGCCCCATGGCCGCTACCCGGGCGATCAAACCCCCGGCGCCGAGCGCTTCATCGTAGGGATGCGCGGCCACGACGACGAGGCGGCGCAGGTCGTGCAGGGGCAGCTCGGGCAGGGCTGCCCTCCACTCAGCGGCGGCCCACACGCGCTCTGGGGTGCCGTCTTCTCCCCGGCCGAAGGTCACCATGGCGCGGTGCACCCATCGGCACGGCTGTCGCTATGGGGCATGGTTTTCGTCCCTTTCACCGTGCGCCATCCGCCGTCTCGAGTGGCGTCGAGACCATATCACCGCCGTCTCGGTTCGGCCACTGCTGCGCGGCCACCAGCGGCCCGTCGCCCGGCTCTCCTGGCGGTCGGCGGAGCAGCCGCGGTGACCCTGTCAACGTGAGATTATTGACGCATGGCCCTATCCGCTGCGTCCCACGGGAGTACGCCGTGGTGACCGGGCCCGTCTCGTCCGCGCCGGCCTCATCCAACGGGATCCCCGCGTGGAAGGCGCTGCTTGCCGCTCCGATCGAGGCGGCCGAGGCATCCGTTCAGCGTCACTCCGGTCGGATCGGCAGCCAGCCCTCCCCCGCAGCTCCCAGCCGGGCGACCACGCGCATGGGCCTGCAGTTCGAGCTGCGAGAGCAGACGCCACGCACGAGCGAACGCTGGCGGGGGCCAACGGCGCAGCCAGTGAAGACGGTCAAGCCCGGCCACGGCGACTTTCGCCTCGGCGTTCGACCCGTCGTGCAGAACGACAACGGCAACTGGGTGCGTGCGAGCCTCGCGTGGAACAACCTCACGTTTCAGGTGCGGGAGCTGAACCTCGATCCCCTGCAGCATCGTTGGTTCTCCGAGCTCATTGCCCTGTACCGGGCCGTTCGCATGGTCTATTCCAGCCAGGAGGCCGACTGGATCTACGTGGACGAGTTCAGCAGCCCCCTGCTCTGGCACTTTCTCGAGCAGGCGAACGTGCTCGGCATCGCGCTGGTGGGAACCAAGAAGAACGTGGCCGTGACGGTGGAGGCCGAAGCCCGCGTGAGCCTCGACGTCACGCGGGCCGACGGCACCCTGAGCCTCGAAACCGTGCTGACCCTCGACGACCGCCCCCATCCCGCGGAACAGGCCGGCGTCATCGGCACCCACGGTATCTACACGTATTCGTTCGCCCCACATGCGGTCTTCACGCTCGCTCCAACGCTGCTTCCGCTCACGACTGCGCAGCGCGCCCTCATCGGCAAGCCGACCACGGCGGTTGTGCCGGAGGCCGATGTGGCCGAATTCCTCACCGAGTATTACCCGGCCCTTCGCCGCACCGTGCCGACGACGAGCACGGATGCCTCGGTGCACTTTGCCTCGCCGGCTCCCCCGACGCTCGTGGTCACCGCCCGATTCGAGGCCGGGCAGGCCCTGCGCCTCGACGGCGAATTCGAGTACCGGGAGGGCACTCTCGTGACTCGCCTGCCGCTCGAACCGCGCACTGGCGAACCTGACGCCCGCGACGCCGACGCGGAGGCCGGACTGCGGGAACGTGCCGCCCAGGTGCTCACCCCCGGTGGGGCCGCGCCTGGGTCGGCACCCGCCGCGCCTTCACCCGCCATGGCGTTTGGAGATACCCTCCGCGGCGTCGACGCGGCGGAGTTCACCGACAAGGTGCTCAGCAGGCTGCGCGCCCTCGTCGGCGTGCGCGTGGACGTGATCGGCGAGGAGCCCGACTATCGCGAGCTGACCGCCCCGCCGGTCCTCACGTTCACCACTGTGGAGAGCACCCAGCGCGACTGGTTCGACCTCGGCGTTCTCGTGCGGGTCAACGGTCGAAGCGTTCCCTTCGCCCCACTGTTCACGGCCCTCTCAAAGGGTCAGACCCGCCTGTTGCTCGTCGACAACAGCTACCTCTCGCTGCGGCAGCCCGTGTTCGATCGACTGCGCGAGCTCATCGAGGAGGCCCGTGAGCTCTCCGAGTGGGAGACGGGCCTGCGCATCAGCCGTCACCAGGCGAGCCTCTGGGCCGACTTCGAAGACCTCGCCGACGAGACCGAGCAGGCCGTGACCTGGCGGGCCGCCGTCGCCGGGCTCCTCGATGTGACCGCGATCGACCCCGCACCGCTGCCCTTCGGCGTGCACGCGACGCTGCGCCCGTACCAACTTCATGGCTTTCAGTGGCTCGCCTTTCTCTGGGAGCACCGTCTCGGCGGAATCCTCGCCGACGATATGGGGCTCGGCAAGACCCTGCAGGCCCTCGCGCTCATCGAGCACGCCACAGGGCACGGCGGGCCCGACCGCGGAACCGCGAACGACCGGCGGCCGTTCCTGGTCGTGGCGCCGACATCCGTTGTCTCGAATTGGGTGACGGAGGCCGCGCGGTTCACCCCCGGTCTCAGGGTGCGCGCCGTCACGACCACCGAGGGTGCCGACCGAACATCGATAGCGGATGCCGCGACGGGCGCCGACGTGATCGTCACGTCCTACGCGCTGTTCCGACTCGACTTCGATGCGTACCAGGCGCACGGCTGGGCTGGGCTGGTGCTCGACGAGGCGCAGTTCGTGAAGAACCGCACGTCGCAGGCGTACCTGTGCGCGAAGGAACTGCGCACGTCATTCAAGCTCGCTATCACGGGCACTCCGATGGAGAACAGCCTGCTCGACCTGTGGTCGCTGCTGAGTATCGTGGCGCCCGGGCTCTTCGCGTCGGCGCGGCTGTTCACGGAGACGTATGTGCGTCCGCTGGAGCTCGCGGCCAACCCGGCGCTGTATGCGAAGTTGCGCCGTCGCATCCGCCCGGTGTTGCTGCGGCGCACCAAGGAGGTCGTGGCGCCGGAGCTGCCTCCCAAGCAGGAGCAGGTGCTGTCGATTGAGCTGGGCCCGGAGCACCGCACGATTTACGACACGTTTTTACAGCGCGAACGACAGAAGCTGCTCGGACTCATCGAAGACATGGACAAGAACCGGTTCATCATCTTTCGCTCGATCACGCTGCTGCGCATGCTCAGCCTCGATGTGTCGCTCGTGGACGAGTCGAATCGGGACGTGCCGTCGAGCAAGCTCGATGTGCTGTTCGAACAGCTGGAGGATGTGGTGACCGAGGGGCATCGGGCGCTGATCTTCAGCCAGTTCACGTCGTTCTTGAAGCTCGCGGCGGCCCGGCTCGACGCGCTCGGCACACCGTATTGCTATCTCGACGGGTCGACACTGGCACGTTCGGAGGTGATCGACCGGTTCAAGACGGGGCTCGCGCCGGTGTTCCTGATCAGTCTCAAGGCGGGTGGCTTCGGTCTCAACCTCACCGAGGCGGACTACGTGTTTCTGCTCGACCCGTGGTGGAACCCGGCGAGTGAGGCGCAGGCCGTCGACCGCACGCACCGCATCGGCCAGACCCGCAACGTGATGGTCTATCGCATGGTGGCGACGGGTACGATCGAGGAGAAGGTGATGGCGCTCAAGCAGCGCAAGGCCGCTGTGTTCGACGCTGTACTCGGCGACGACGCGGGCTTCAGCGAGTCGCTCACCGCCGACGATATCCGCTCCCTGCTCGAATGACCTGCCAGGTCCGACGAACCGGATGTGCGCGAGCAGTGCCCGCTGAAAGAGATCGACGTGTGAGTGGCCCCGTTGCGCAACCTCGCATCGAAGCGCACGCATCCGCTTTGATGGCGGGGTCCCTCAGCGTCGTACTGGTGGGGGCCGTGGTCCTGGCCCCAAAGTCGCGATCGCCCATACAGCTTGTGCTTGTCTCGGCCCACAACTTCGTCTCCGGCGCTCTCATCGTGCTCCCCGTCACGATCGCTCTTCAGCTGCCACTACTGCGTTACATGGGACGACGCCGAGTCGACTATGGGATCCAGATCGTTGTTTCATCACTCGCGGGCCTCACCGGGTTTGTCTGCGGTCTGGTGAGCGCTGTCTGCGTACCGCCCTCATCGGGATCGTGAGCATGGTCTTTTAGATCGAGCACGCGCGCCGCGGTACGTAAACTCGGAGATTTTCATGGCACGCCGGGTTTTGTGGCTGCGGTGACGGCATGTTGCGAAAAAATCCGAGTTTACGTGTGCTCCGCGAGTCCTAGACCGCGCTCGAACCCGCCCAGAGGTTGATGCCCTGGTCGGTGGCGTGCTCGTCGATCGCGGCGAGCTCGTCGACACTGAACGAGAGGCTGTCGAGCGCGGCAACGTTCGTCTCCAGCTGCGCCACCGAGGAGGCACCCACGAGCGCCGACGTGACCGCCGTATTGCGCAGCACCCAGGCGAGGGCCATCTGGGCCAGTGACTGGCCGCGACCCTGCGCGATGTCGGTGAGCGAACGGATGCTCGCAAGCGTCGCCGCGTTCACCATGGACTTGTTCGCCGAACCGTCACGTGCCACACGCGAATCCGACGGAATTCCGCCGAGGTAGCGGTCGGTGAGCAGTCCCTGCGCGAGTGGGGAGAACGCGATGCAGCCGGCACCGATGTCGTCGAGGGTGTCGAGCAGGTCGTCTTCGACCCAGCGGTTGAACAGGGAATAAGAGGGCTGGTGAATGAGCAACGGCGTCCCCATATCGGCGAGAATCGCGGCGGCCTCGCGCGATCGAGCCGGTGAGTATGAGGAGATGCCGGCGTAGAGCGCCCGGCCGCTGGTGACGGCCGTGTGCAGCGCACCCATGGTCTCCTCGAGCGGGGTGTCGGGGTCGGCGCGGTGGGAGTAAAAAATGTCGACGTAGTCCACGCCCATGCGACCGAGGGACTGGTCGAGGCTCGCGAGCAGGTACTTGCGCGAACCGAAGTTGCCGTACGGCCCCGGCCACATGTCGTAGCCGGCCTTGCTCGAGATGATCATTTCGTCGCGGTGGGCCACGAAGTCCTCACGGAAGATCTTGCCGAAGTTCGTCTCCGCGCTGCCGTAGGGCGGGCCGTAATTGTTCGCGAGGTCGAAGTGCGTGATGCCGAGGTCGAAGGCCCGGCGCAGGATGGCGCGCTGGGTGTCGATGGGCTTGTCATCGCCGAAATTCTGCCAGAGTCCGAGCGAGATCGAGGGCAGCTTGAGGCCACTCCGCCCCGTGCGTCGGTACGGCATGGATTCATAGCGGGCTTCTGCGGGAATGTAGGTCACCCTCCTGATACTGCCACGGCATCCGCTCGTCTCGTAGTTGACTGGGCCCATGCGAATCAACGGAGTGCACCACATTGCCATCATCGCGAGTGACTATGAGGTCTCGAAACGCTTCTACCAGGAGGTGCTCGGCTGCCGCCTCGACGCCGAATATTACCGCGGCGAACGCGAGTCCTGGATGGGCAAGCTCTCGCTCAACGGCACGTATCTCATTGAGCTCTTCACCTTTCCGAACACGCCACCGCGACGCACCGGCCCCGAGTCACTCGGGCTGCGCCACCTCGCATTCGAGGTCGACGACGTGCCGGCGGCCAGGGAAGAGCTCCTCGGCAAGCACGTGGAGTGCGAAGAGCTGCGCGTTGACCCGAATACTCACAAGGCCATGTTCTTCTTCCGCGACCCCGACGGCCTGCCGCTCGAAATCTACGAACACTGACTCGCGTGCTCGATGCGAGAATTGGCGCATGACCTCCGCTCCTTCTCCGGCCACGGTCGTCGCGGTGAGCCGTGATGACCGGCACCGTTTCAGCAAACCCGCCGTCACCGAGATCGTGCTGCTCGAAGGCTTCGGTATCGAGGGCGACGCGCACGCCGGCGCCACCACGCAGCACCGTTACCTGCTGAAGAAAAACCCCACGAGGCCCAACCTCACGCAGGTGCATTTGATTGCGTCGCAGCTCTTCGCCGACCTTGAGCCCGACGGTTTCAGCGTGGCCCCCGGAGAGCTCGGCGAGAACATCACGACTGCGGGCGTCGACCTGATGGCCCTGCCGGAGGGCGCCCTGCTTCATCTGGGCGGCGAGGCCGTTGTACGAATCACCGGCATGCGCAGCCCGTGTTCGAGTATCAACGAATTCCAGCGCGGTCTCATGAAGGCACTCATAGAAACGGATGCCGCGGGACGCCCCGTGCGCCGGGCCGGCGTCATGGGCGTGGTGGCACGCGGCGGCGTCGTCCGGCCCGGCGACACCCTTCGGGTGGAGCTGCCCAGCGGCGAGCAGCGCCCCCTCGGCGTTGTCTGACGGAGGGCGTTAGTCCTCGAGCTCAACCTCTTCGGTCGGCTGGAACCACGGCGGGTACACGGCGACCTTGGGTCGATACGACGACTGCTTCAGGATGTCGCGCACGACGTCGCGCACGCGGTCGTTCGCCACGCCGAGCAGGGTGACGAGCTCAAGCGGGAAGGAGTCCATCACGAGCAGTTCCGCATTCAGGAGAACATCGGAGTCGGGATCGGAACGCAGGCGAACGAGCATCCGCTCGACACCGTCACTGGTGGCAACGATGCGGGAGCCGGCCCGGGCGGCATCGCCGTCGGCGAGGGCCACCCCGGCGGGGAAGTCATCGTTGGTGGCCACATGGGCGTCGACAACCGTCTTGACCGTGCTGACGATGATCACGAAGTCGTAGGCATCGGAGCCGTGGGCGTTGAGG
Coding sequences within:
- a CDS encoding S9 family peptidase — its product is MSTPPLAAQKPQQRIHHSDVYVDNYEWLRDKESPEVIGHLEAENAYTHARTGHLELLQEQLFEEIKGRTQETDLSVPVRRGDWWYYTRTIEGREYGIHCRAPIAAPDDWVPPVVQAVDGVGLPGEQILLDDNVEAAGHDFYSLGSFDLSADGSMLLYATDVEGDERYTIRVRTIATGTNLADEISNTSAGAVFDPSGRYLFYTTVDEAWRPDTVWRHLIGTAASADASIFTEPDERFWVGVGLTRSHKYLMIEAGSSVTTETHLLDGSDPTGDFAVVWPRREGVEYDVEHAVIDGEDRLLIVHNDQAINFELVSVAAADPHGDKRILLAHNPDIRLEGVDAFRDFIVVEYRKDGLTRIAVDRPGEVLTEITFEEELFTVGTSGNPEWTQPTVRLGYTSFVTPGTVYDYVVATGELRMLKQQPVLGGYDPTLFEQRREWAIAADGTRIPISLVFRRDLVTPGTPAPTVLYGYGSYEHSVDPGFGISRLSLLDRGMIFAIAHVRGGGELGRSWYEQGKTHHKRNTFTDFIACAEHLIDEDYTAPDRLVAEGGSAGGLLVGAVANMAPQLFAGILAVVPFVDALTSILDPSLPLTVIEWDEWGDPLHDPEVYAYMKSYSPVENVHDTHYPRILAVTSLNDTRVLYVESAKWVARLREVGADVLLKTEMSAGHGGVSGRYSAWRERAFNYAWVVDAAGAHPSGEEPAVID
- a CDS encoding GAF and ANTAR domain-containing protein encodes the protein MCADFVAALPITGAAVSAFGSSLPETFVCASDRLAAHLDELQFDLAEGPRWEAVRTRRPVLVPFLRSDPHTNWPVCGKALLLLDLQAIFVFPLIIGAIDVGVVELYSTAPDRLEYDDVQIAMALADKAAWALLHNVLTWSERPDKVTQVASPLSRREIHQATGMVLAQLESTATEALLRLRAHAFLNGQSVRDVAREVVARTLVFTPD
- a CDS encoding GAF and ANTAR domain-containing protein, with the protein product MTTVSRAWQVSSAFVKLTDTLVGEYDVLDVLHTLVEVSVDLLDAESAGLLLVDPNGELQVLASTSEESQLVEILQSQAGVGPCIDAFRTGTVVTISDIATEGSQYPEFQAAALSQGFHSVHAIPMRVRPNTIGALNLFRKNTGRLTEEDAAIGQALADVATISILQERTVRENTVVNEQLQRALNSRILIEQAKGVIAQRSQVNMNEAFNRLRAYARSHNELMHESAEKVISSTVQL
- a CDS encoding bifunctional PIG-L family deacetylase/class I SAM-dependent methyltransferase, producing the protein MVTFGRGEDGTPERVWAAAEWRAALPELPLHDLRRLVVVAAHPYDEALGAGGLIARVAAMGLPISVLVLSNGDLSNTGSSNVTPERLAAIRRIDVMDTVAAMAPEVRLRLLELPDGLLSAHVDDASQAIATDVGESGPGTWIVAPWRADGQPDHMAAGQAAVDAAKASGARLFEYPIWAWHWSTPTDKVWPDAALRALDLTAAEREAKAKALGLRRTPGHESHEATGDEPIFKPEFSAYFTRRFETFIEADVGESLKAPFPGRMYSNETDPQGGDPGWYERRKRALTMAVLPREHFSAALELGCSTGVLTSALAGRCTRLLALDGVETAVELARARLAGQPHVTFEKRCLPLDWPDGTFDLIVLSEVAYFCSTAELGRLLAKCRASLTPDGVLLACNRRHPVREYPLSSDHVHTELTRLSGLQRTVEHREKDFLLDVFEPRPARSVAEREGLVG
- a CDS encoding DEAD/DEAH box helicase encodes the protein MVTGPVSSAPASSNGIPAWKALLAAPIEAAEASVQRHSGRIGSQPSPAAPSRATTRMGLQFELREQTPRTSERWRGPTAQPVKTVKPGHGDFRLGVRPVVQNDNGNWVRASLAWNNLTFQVRELNLDPLQHRWFSELIALYRAVRMVYSSQEADWIYVDEFSSPLLWHFLEQANVLGIALVGTKKNVAVTVEAEARVSLDVTRADGTLSLETVLTLDDRPHPAEQAGVIGTHGIYTYSFAPHAVFTLAPTLLPLTTAQRALIGKPTTAVVPEADVAEFLTEYYPALRRTVPTTSTDASVHFASPAPPTLVVTARFEAGQALRLDGEFEYREGTLVTRLPLEPRTGEPDARDADAEAGLRERAAQVLTPGGAAPGSAPAAPSPAMAFGDTLRGVDAAEFTDKVLSRLRALVGVRVDVIGEEPDYRELTAPPVLTFTTVESTQRDWFDLGVLVRVNGRSVPFAPLFTALSKGQTRLLLVDNSYLSLRQPVFDRLRELIEEARELSEWETGLRISRHQASLWADFEDLADETEQAVTWRAAVAGLLDVTAIDPAPLPFGVHATLRPYQLHGFQWLAFLWEHRLGGILADDMGLGKTLQALALIEHATGHGGPDRGTANDRRPFLVVAPTSVVSNWVTEAARFTPGLRVRAVTTTEGADRTSIADAATGADVIVTSYALFRLDFDAYQAHGWAGLVLDEAQFVKNRTSQAYLCAKELRTSFKLAITGTPMENSLLDLWSLLSIVAPGLFASARLFTETYVRPLELAANPALYAKLRRRIRPVLLRRTKEVVAPELPPKQEQVLSIELGPEHRTIYDTFLQRERQKLLGLIEDMDKNRFIIFRSITLLRMLSLDVSLVDESNRDVPSSKLDVLFEQLEDVVTEGHRALIFSQFTSFLKLAAARLDALGTPYCYLDGSTLARSEVIDRFKTGLAPVFLISLKAGGFGLNLTEADYVFLLDPWWNPASEAQAVDRTHRIGQTRNVMVYRMVATGTIEEKVMALKQRKAAVFDAVLGDDAGFSESLTADDIRSLLE
- the mgrA gene encoding L-glyceraldehyde 3-phosphate reductase; the protein is MTYIPAEARYESMPYRRTGRSGLKLPSISLGLWQNFGDDKPIDTQRAILRRAFDLGITHFDLANNYGPPYGSAETNFGKIFREDFVAHRDEMIISSKAGYDMWPGPYGNFGSRKYLLASLDQSLGRMGVDYVDIFYSHRADPDTPLEETMGALHTAVTSGRALYAGISSYSPARSREAAAILADMGTPLLIHQPSYSLFNRWVEDDLLDTLDDIGAGCIAFSPLAQGLLTDRYLGGIPSDSRVARDGSANKSMVNAATLASIRSLTDIAQGRGQSLAQMALAWVLRNTAVTSALVGASSVAQLETNVAALDSLSFSVDELAAIDEHATDQGINLWAGSSAV
- a CDS encoding VOC family protein, whose amino-acid sequence is MRINGVHHIAIIASDYEVSKRFYQEVLGCRLDAEYYRGERESWMGKLSLNGTYLIELFTFPNTPPRRTGPESLGLRHLAFEVDDVPAAREELLGKHVECEELRVDPNTHKAMFFFRDPDGLPLEIYEH
- a CDS encoding MOSC domain-containing protein, which gives rise to MTSAPSPATVVAVSRDDRHRFSKPAVTEIVLLEGFGIEGDAHAGATTQHRYLLKKNPTRPNLTQVHLIASQLFADLEPDGFSVAPGELGENITTAGVDLMALPEGALLHLGGEAVVRITGMRSPCSSINEFQRGLMKALIETDAAGRPVRRAGVMGVVARGGVVRPGDTLRVELPSGEQRPLGVV